A genomic region of Exiguobacterium oxidotolerans JCM 12280 contains the following coding sequences:
- a CDS encoding iron-sulfur cluster biosynthesis family protein: MNITFTRPALDRIEQLRGDIKGQLHLYYDTEGCGCGNSGIFSIRFVESATDGDMTIDSNVGPVLVKRWSSHFLDQEMTLDYKEESKSLILKSDGQYFNTNVLVTDHTGCQLTPNR, translated from the coding sequence ATGAACATCACATTTACACGTCCCGCACTTGATCGAATTGAACAATTGCGTGGTGACATCAAAGGACAGCTTCATCTTTATTACGACACAGAAGGATGCGGTTGTGGAAACTCCGGTATCTTCAGTATCCGTTTCGTCGAATCGGCGACTGACGGAGATATGACGATCGATTCAAACGTCGGTCCCGTCCTCGTCAAACGGTGGTCGAGTCATTTTCTCGATCAAGAGATGACACTTGATTACAAAGAAGAATCAAAATCACTGATTTTAAAAAGCGACGGACAATACTTCAATACGAATGTTCTTGTGACCGATCATACCGGCTGTCAGTTGACACCGAATCGGTAA
- a CDS encoding putative bifunctional diguanylate cyclase/phosphodiesterase encodes MNEWIILPKHYEEALVILSIIVAIVGSYASLELNRRLAKATSLRKRTLLLSSLTMGLSIWGMHFIGMGAFELSVAVNYDWVLMLLSVVPAITAAWIAFYLLYYSTITRKKVVLAGTLIGIGITMMHYLGMAAMQFGGDIRYDTGIFILSVLIAVTVAYVALLLLYKTRHVDRKRILIPVATLMGLAVSAMHYVGMLGTTFCIPADATTVLSNDPITSNILSEVAIPIFILIILITGLYIHLERRALQMMAYTDHLTGLHNRRWLDHHMMKVDGQYNRSKQTMAMALIDLDGYKWINDTFGFDQGDTIIRQFADRIKEILGEEEACIRYNGTQFFLIKQVDTEHLETAFNQVLEQIRQPMLLENQEIHLTATIGVILPNPEETLEMRIGQMESALRAGKNEGRDRFVLYDELIHSDRREQLIVGSLRKAMTDYKEFNLVYQPKIALATGKVEQAEVLIRWNHPKLGFISPAEFIPIAEKYSLIHRLTEWVLKETVHQMELWKKEDHFIRQVSVNLSAMHFRSESHNSMIKEIVHHSLERGGELHLQLEITETSVMENLERALMMLGELKQLSLTIALDDFGTGLSSLTHLKHLPIDILKIDKSFIDEVPHDERGTAITEMIIQLAKSLGIAVVAEGVETLEQHEFLKRLGCDYGQGYYYSRPMNVKDLDQQTIERTVRDVG; translated from the coding sequence ATGAATGAATGGATCATACTACCGAAACACTATGAAGAGGCACTGGTCATCCTATCGATTATTGTCGCCATTGTCGGATCCTACGCCTCGCTTGAACTCAATCGACGCTTAGCTAAAGCGACATCTTTAAGAAAACGAACACTACTTCTTTCATCATTGACGATGGGGTTATCGATTTGGGGCATGCACTTTATTGGAATGGGTGCATTCGAATTATCGGTCGCGGTCAATTATGACTGGGTCCTGATGTTGCTCTCGGTCGTACCCGCAATCACGGCTGCATGGATTGCCTTTTATTTATTATATTATTCTACAATCACGCGTAAAAAGGTCGTGCTTGCAGGTACACTCATCGGGATTGGAATCACGATGATGCATTATCTGGGGATGGCCGCGATGCAGTTTGGGGGAGATATCCGTTATGACACCGGCATCTTCATTCTTTCAGTGTTGATTGCTGTGACGGTTGCCTATGTGGCACTGTTATTACTTTATAAAACACGCCATGTCGATAGAAAACGTATTTTAATCCCGGTCGCGACATTGATGGGATTAGCTGTATCAGCGATGCATTACGTAGGCATGCTCGGAACGACATTTTGTATCCCGGCTGACGCTACTACCGTTTTATCAAACGATCCAATCACGTCGAACATCTTGAGTGAAGTGGCGATTCCAATCTTTATTTTAATCATCTTGATTACGGGACTCTATATCCACTTGGAGCGACGCGCACTTCAAATGATGGCCTATACGGACCATCTGACGGGGTTGCACAATCGACGCTGGCTTGACCATCATATGATGAAGGTGGATGGACAATACAACCGCTCAAAACAAACGATGGCGATGGCGTTGATTGATTTAGACGGCTATAAGTGGATCAACGACACATTCGGTTTTGATCAAGGGGATACAATCATTCGTCAGTTCGCAGATCGGATTAAAGAAATCCTCGGTGAAGAGGAAGCCTGTATCCGCTACAACGGAACACAATTTTTCTTGATTAAACAAGTCGATACGGAACACCTCGAAACGGCATTTAACCAAGTGCTCGAGCAAATCCGTCAACCGATGCTCCTTGAAAATCAAGAGATTCATTTAACTGCGACGATTGGTGTCATCTTGCCGAATCCGGAAGAAACGTTAGAGATGCGGATTGGTCAGATGGAGAGTGCCTTACGGGCTGGAAAAAATGAAGGGCGCGATCGGTTTGTTTTATATGATGAATTGATTCACTCGGATCGACGGGAACAGTTGATTGTCGGTTCACTCCGAAAGGCGATGACCGATTACAAAGAATTTAATCTCGTCTATCAACCGAAGATTGCACTAGCGACAGGGAAGGTCGAACAAGCAGAGGTCCTGATTCGGTGGAACCATCCGAAACTCGGCTTCATCTCACCGGCCGAGTTCATACCGATTGCTGAAAAGTACAGTCTGATTCATCGACTGACGGAATGGGTCTTGAAAGAGACGGTCCACCAGATGGAGTTGTGGAAAAAGGAGGATCATTTCATTCGTCAAGTGTCGGTCAACTTATCAGCGATGCACTTCCGGTCCGAGTCTCATAATTCAATGATTAAAGAGATTGTTCATCACTCACTCGAACGCGGGGGAGAGCTTCATCTTCAACTTGAAATTACGGAAACTTCCGTCATGGAGAACTTGGAACGGGCGTTGATGATGCTTGGTGAACTGAAACAATTGAGTCTGACGATTGCTTTGGATGACTTCGGGACAGGGTTGTCTTCATTGACTCACTTGAAGCACTTGCCAATCGATATCCTAAAAATCGATAAATCGTTTATCGATGAGGTTCCGCATGACGAGCGGGGCACGGCCATCACAGAAATGATCATTCAATTAGCGAAAAGTCTCGGGATAGCGGTCGTCGCGGAAGGTGTTGAAACACTCGAACAGCACGAATTTTTAAAACGCCTCGGCTGTGATTATGGACAAGGGTATTATTATAGCCGTCCGATGAACGTCAAGGACTTGGATCAGCAGACGATTGAGCGAACAGTACGTGATGTCGGCTAA
- a CDS encoding anti-sigma factor — translation MEERCHDLIDYFNGTLSAADRDAFEAHLATCDDCKQALQEMEELMLPIAESLPERPVPAGMKSRILGEVLASSNETDQEAPNMAKTEQPTPEQASELETKRAKKQTRRKVPLGWLMSIAAVLLLSLGANAYFLAQDEPEQTEALALDEVNGMGNFESTASIQGSSMIFTKDDKEYMLVQLKDLPPLKEGELYQMWTIQGDQVQANGVIEQDGQAAAVFALKGSGKIDAVAITVEPEPDLEQPIGAVIASATL, via the coding sequence ATGGAAGAACGTTGTCATGATTTAATTGATTACTTTAATGGAACGTTATCTGCAGCCGATCGAGACGCGTTCGAAGCACATCTTGCGACTTGTGACGACTGCAAGCAGGCGTTACAAGAGATGGAAGAATTGATGCTTCCCATCGCGGAATCACTTCCAGAACGACCGGTACCGGCTGGGATGAAATCAAGAATCTTAGGAGAAGTCCTTGCTTCGTCAAACGAGACGGATCAAGAAGCTCCTAACATGGCAAAAACAGAACAGCCGACACCGGAACAGGCCTCGGAACTCGAGACAAAACGTGCGAAAAAGCAAACGAGACGAAAAGTCCCACTCGGTTGGTTAATGAGCATTGCAGCGGTTCTCTTGTTATCGCTTGGAGCGAACGCCTATTTCTTAGCGCAAGATGAACCAGAACAAACTGAAGCGTTAGCGCTGGATGAAGTGAACGGCATGGGAAACTTCGAGAGTACGGCTTCAATTCAAGGGTCGAGCATGATCTTTACGAAAGACGATAAAGAATACATGCTCGTTCAATTGAAAGACTTGCCACCGCTTAAAGAAGGCGAGTTGTATCAGATGTGGACGATTCAAGGCGATCAAGTGCAGGCGAACGGAGTCATCGAACAAGATGGTCAAGCAGCAGCAGTCTTTGCACTGAAAGGAAGTGGCAAGATTGATGCCGTCGCAATTACGGTCGAACCTGAACCAGATTTAGAACAACCAATCGGAGCAGTCATTGCATCCGCTACACTATAA
- a CDS encoding RNA polymerase sigma factor: MHTQSDESLYHQMRGGDEQALETLYDKYERLLFSFAHRFTNNDRLSEEVIQEVWMKIWNGRVDFNTEKGKFSSWVLTITRNAALDCLRREKRQPTIEIEERDGGFDEPVERTVVQRETASEVREAVQALKPEQQELIELVYFKGLTQQQISDQLELPLGTVKTRIRSAIQALRKLLEGRER, from the coding sequence ATGCATACTCAATCCGATGAATCGCTTTATCATCAGATGCGTGGAGGAGATGAACAGGCTCTTGAAACGTTATATGATAAATATGAGAGGCTGTTGTTTTCATTCGCACATCGCTTTACGAACAACGATCGATTATCTGAAGAAGTTATTCAAGAAGTTTGGATGAAGATATGGAATGGACGTGTGGACTTCAATACGGAGAAAGGAAAGTTCTCTTCGTGGGTGTTGACGATTACCCGAAATGCTGCGCTTGATTGTTTACGGCGTGAGAAGCGACAACCGACTATTGAAATTGAAGAACGAGACGGTGGATTTGATGAACCGGTCGAACGAACGGTCGTTCAACGAGAGACGGCTTCTGAAGTACGTGAAGCCGTCCAAGCATTGAAGCCGGAACAACAAGAATTAATTGAACTCGTCTATTTTAAAGGGTTAACGCAACAACAAATCTCAGATCAGCTCGAATTGCCCCTCGGAACGGTGAAGACGAGGATAAGGAGTGCGATTCAAGCGTTACGAAAATTATTGGAAGGGAGGGAACGTTGA
- a CDS encoding metal-sensitive transcriptional regulator: MDYDQKMKNRVSRIEGQLRGILRMMEEGQDCRDVITQLSAARSAMDRTIGVVVSSNLIECVKEAEASGDGQTEDLVKEAVSLLVKSR; the protein is encoded by the coding sequence ATGGATTACGATCAAAAGATGAAAAATCGGGTCAGTCGGATTGAAGGACAACTCCGCGGTATCTTACGGATGATGGAAGAAGGTCAAGATTGTCGTGACGTCATCACTCAATTATCCGCTGCACGGTCAGCAATGGACCGGACGATTGGTGTCGTCGTTAGCTCAAACTTGATTGAATGTGTTAAAGAAGCTGAAGCAAGTGGTGATGGACAAACAGAAGACTTAGTTAAGGAAGCTGTCAGTCTTCTTGTCAAAAGCCGTTAA
- a CDS encoding SMP-30/gluconolactonase/LRE family protein → MTVSLFIDVACKTGESPVYDAKTKRFYFVDIPNKLFFSYDLTTEALKPFQVPSAITSIALTDAPDFLRVTSEHGFGTFDLKEGHLSLETKLTMPESDRMNDGKLDPSGQYVAGSINEEDGETASLYRLRHDGSIDVLHDGLTNSNGLVWSEDGTTLYHIDTPTKKVYAFDYAPDQPLTNRRVAIDLEEEDGFPDGMTKDRDGHVFIAHYAGSCITRWNLETGEKLAHIDFPVANPTCPIAYEDRLLVTTAADGDDSAHAGAVFEVTY, encoded by the coding sequence ATGACAGTCTCACTTTTTATTGATGTAGCATGTAAAACAGGCGAATCGCCTGTCTATGACGCCAAAACGAAACGCTTTTATTTCGTTGACATTCCAAACAAGCTGTTCTTTTCATATGATTTGACGACCGAGGCTTTAAAGCCGTTCCAGGTGCCGAGCGCGATCACTTCGATCGCTTTAACTGATGCCCCTGATTTTCTCCGGGTGACTTCAGAACATGGTTTTGGAACATTCGACCTGAAAGAAGGTCATCTCTCACTCGAAACAAAGTTGACGATGCCCGAATCGGACCGGATGAACGACGGTAAACTCGATCCATCTGGGCAGTATGTAGCCGGTAGCATCAATGAAGAGGACGGAGAAACGGCCAGTCTCTATCGACTGCGTCACGATGGCTCGATCGATGTCCTGCATGATGGACTCACGAATTCAAATGGTCTCGTCTGGTCAGAGGACGGAACGACGCTGTACCATATCGACACACCGACTAAAAAAGTCTACGCCTTTGACTACGCACCCGATCAACCCTTGACGAATCGTCGCGTAGCAATCGATTTAGAAGAAGAAGATGGTTTTCCGGACGGCATGACGAAAGACCGGGATGGACATGTTTTCATCGCGCATTACGCCGGTTCTTGCATTACTCGTTGGAATCTTGAAACGGGCGAGAAGCTCGCACACATCGATTTCCCGGTTGCAAACCCGACGTGCCCAATCGCTTATGAAGATCGTCTACTCGTCACGACAGCGGCAGATGGAGACGATTCTGCGCATGCTGGTGCCGTCTTCGAAGTCACATATTAA
- a CDS encoding MBL fold metallo-hydrolase, translated as MRISTIERLHQLQTTPSFFPVNCYLFEEADSLTLIDTGISLNAKAIYHAIKSHHKPLRSIILTHAHADHVGSLDFLANAFPLAEVAISYRDAALLSGDESLREGETTPLKGGIPKNIKTRPDRLLESGQQVGSLSVITSPGHTPGSISLWHEGSRTLIAGDAFQTQGGIAVSGDTRWQFPFPALATWDKDVALKSAHQLTELTPDILATGHGPLVLAPSYEMREAVDRFEQLLKR; from the coding sequence ATGCGGATCTCAACGATTGAACGACTCCATCAATTACAGACGACACCATCTTTTTTCCCGGTCAACTGCTATCTTTTTGAAGAAGCCGATAGCCTGACCTTGATCGATACCGGAATTTCACTGAACGCCAAAGCAATCTATCACGCTATCAAGTCCCATCATAAACCGTTACGTTCCATCATCTTGACGCATGCCCACGCTGACCATGTCGGTTCACTCGACTTCTTGGCGAATGCATTCCCACTCGCCGAAGTGGCGATTAGTTACCGCGACGCAGCGCTTCTTAGCGGTGATGAATCGCTTCGTGAAGGAGAGACGACACCTTTAAAAGGGGGCATCCCGAAAAACATCAAGACACGACCAGACCGTTTGCTTGAAAGCGGCCAACAAGTCGGAAGCCTAAGCGTCATTACGTCTCCCGGACACACTCCTGGCTCGATTTCCTTATGGCATGAAGGCAGTCGGACGTTGATTGCCGGAGATGCCTTCCAAACACAAGGCGGAATCGCTGTTTCCGGCGATACGCGCTGGCAGTTCCCGTTCCCTGCTCTCGCGACTTGGGATAAAGACGTCGCCTTGAAGTCCGCCCATCAATTGACGGAACTGACGCCCGACATCCTTGCGACTGGACATGGTCCTCTCGTTCTCGCACCGAGCTATGAAATGCGTGAAGCTGTCGATCGGTTTGAACAATTGTTAAAACGCTGA
- a CDS encoding alpha-glucosidase, translating to MNRTWWKEAVVYQVYWRSFNDSNGDGMGDLRGVIEKLDYIASLGVDVIWLNPCYTSPDVDNGYDIADYYGIMEKAGTMEDVDDLIRASHARGLKVIFDLVVNHTSNQHHWFEESRRDQTNGKSDWYIWHDGEKGTPPNNWRSYFAPSPWTWDEGRQQYYFHSFASEQPDLNWEQPGVRQAIYAMMRWWIDRGIDGFRMDVINLIKKRATFDDVEDPFDLSYLGNQPGVHEFLQEMHQEVLAGKKLFTVGEIPFVGPEDGLLYVSEERQELQTLFHFEVADDMEDMDLPRFKQIQKRWYDALYPKGIASQFLNNHDHTRQVTRFGSEHYRVESAKLLGLMLHTLPGIPYVYQGEEIGMTGIRFSDASLYQDVAFRNRYEERIAAGEPSGTVLSSMQLRARDNSRTPMQWDDSQASGFTTGTPWMTVNPNYKTINVQAAEQDPQSVLAFYRELIQLRKEHPVMVYGVYRDLAIQDPYLYVYEREFEGVTWRIVLNVHDEQVETTFALPNEQLLLSNYEESASEILQPYEARLYQTSRG from the coding sequence ATGAATCGGACCTGGTGGAAAGAAGCCGTCGTTTATCAAGTGTACTGGCGGAGTTTTAACGACTCGAATGGAGACGGAATGGGGGACTTGCGGGGCGTGATCGAAAAGCTCGACTACATTGCTTCTCTTGGCGTCGATGTCATTTGGCTCAACCCCTGTTATACATCACCTGATGTCGACAATGGCTACGACATCGCTGACTATTACGGCATCATGGAAAAGGCCGGAACGATGGAGGACGTGGATGATTTAATTCGAGCTTCTCACGCACGTGGTCTGAAAGTCATCTTCGATCTTGTCGTCAATCATACAAGTAATCAACATCACTGGTTTGAGGAGTCGCGCCGTGATCAAACGAATGGTAAGTCAGATTGGTACATTTGGCATGACGGGGAAAAAGGAACACCACCAAACAATTGGCGGTCGTATTTCGCGCCGAGTCCCTGGACGTGGGATGAAGGACGGCAACAGTACTATTTTCATTCGTTTGCGTCAGAACAACCTGATTTGAACTGGGAACAGCCTGGCGTCCGTCAAGCTATCTACGCGATGATGCGATGGTGGATCGACCGAGGCATCGACGGTTTCCGGATGGACGTCATCAATTTGATTAAAAAACGAGCGACGTTTGACGATGTGGAGGATCCGTTTGACTTGTCCTACTTAGGCAATCAACCGGGAGTCCATGAATTTTTACAGGAGATGCATCAAGAAGTTCTTGCGGGAAAAAAGTTGTTTACGGTCGGGGAGATTCCGTTTGTCGGTCCCGAAGACGGGCTGTTATATGTCAGCGAAGAACGTCAGGAGTTACAGACGTTGTTTCATTTCGAAGTCGCTGATGACATGGAAGATATGGACTTACCACGATTTAAGCAAATTCAAAAACGGTGGTACGATGCGCTCTATCCGAAAGGCATTGCTTCACAATTTTTAAATAATCATGATCACACAAGACAAGTCACACGATTCGGTAGCGAGCACTATCGTGTCGAGAGCGCCAAGTTACTCGGCTTGATGTTACATACGCTTCCTGGTATCCCGTATGTCTATCAAGGGGAAGAAATCGGGATGACGGGTATTCGCTTCTCGGATGCTTCTTTGTACCAAGACGTTGCCTTTCGTAATCGTTACGAGGAACGCATCGCAGCAGGAGAGCCAAGTGGCACTGTCTTGTCATCGATGCAGCTACGGGCACGGGACAATTCGCGGACACCGATGCAATGGGATGATAGCCAGGCAAGCGGATTTACGACAGGGACACCGTGGATGACGGTCAATCCGAACTATAAAACAATCAACGTGCAGGCAGCTGAACAGGATCCGCAATCGGTTCTAGCGTTCTACCGGGAGTTGATTCAATTACGAAAAGAACATCCTGTCATGGTGTATGGCGTGTATCGTGATTTGGCGATTCAGGATCCTTATCTTTACGTATATGAACGGGAATTCGAAGGAGTGACGTGGCGAATCGTCTTGAACGTCCACGATGAACAGGTCGAAACGACATTCGCCTTACCGAATGAACAGTTACTTCTCTCGAACTATGAAGAGAGTGCAAGTGAGATCTTACAGCCCTATGAGGCACGTCTGTACCAAACGAGTCGAGGATGA